In Porites lutea chromosome 7, jaPorLute2.1, whole genome shotgun sequence, a single window of DNA contains:
- the LOC140944332 gene encoding ubiquitin carboxyl-terminal hydrolase 34-like: protein MDAISVMVGFYLGTKASELNDSATEDDDEGDDDDDEEVVTILPEDKYRVGSLEKMISVMAVLVEESRCERQLHLSENDLAALTGGKGFPFLFQAIKDSINLRHTTNLIFSLCRYNVKLAENQSHSFFKLLSMLTEMQGGPPGMPSFTNLTLARIWEAAEYNAALCIDWLTCMAPKNRMAHQWVLDNMDKWVEKYLIADNSIRIRNASAYLLVSLVPNNHFRQGFRSRSFSAPHKELMLSKDALSILHEIFKTLLTLLGRARKYFDRNIHGTTKLVSYFAVLNYCLLSHTEKEMFTPYCAELWRLFHPLMSEPNIAVHPNKQALLIFWFHACIGCEENIDFITENNHVATNIPLNYILSSDEPEVLTFNRNVLPAYYGLLRLCCEHSPSFTRQLSTHSNMKWAFENLTTRMNQYPQVLISLEEI, encoded by the exons atggatGCAATATCAGTGATGGTCGGATTCTATCTGGGAACAAAAGCATCTGAACTT AATGACTCTGCAACAGAAGATGATGACGaaggtgatgacgatgatgacgaagaAGTGGTCACTATTCTGCCGGAGGATAAATACCGCGTGGGTTCCTTGGAGAAGATGATCTCGGTCATGGCGGTGTTGGTTGAGGAATCGCGATGTGAAAG ACAACTTCATCTGTCAGAAAATGATTTAGCTGCACTTACTGGTGGAAAG GGATTTCCATTCCTTTTCCAAGCCATTAAAGACAGCATCAACCTGCGCCACACAACGAACCTGATCTTCAGCCTGTGTCGATACAATGTCAAGCTCGCGGAAAAT CAGTCGCATTCTTTCTTCAAGCTGTTGTCAATGTTGACAGAGATGCAGGGGGGTCCACCTGGAATGCCATCGTTTACTAACCTGACACTTGCTCGCATTTGGGAG GCTGCTGAGTACAATGCTGCTCTGTGTATTGACTGGTTGACTTGTATGGCGCCTAAAAACAGAATG GCTCATCAGTGGGTTCTGGACAACATGGATAAATGGGTTGAGAAGTACTTAATAGCAGACAACAGCATTAGAATCAGAAATG CCTCAGCGTATTTGCTTGTGAGTCTTGTTCCCAACAATCACTTCAGACAGGGATTCAG GTCAAGAAGCTTTTCTGCGCCTCACAAAGAACTGATG CTAAGCAAGGATGCTCTTTCCATACTTCACGAG ATTTTCAAAACGCTGCTAACGTTGCTTGGAAGGGCAAGAAAATACTTCG ATCGTAATATCCATGGTACAACAAAGCTTGTCAGTTATTTTGCTGTGTTGAACTACTGCCTGCTTTCGCACACTGAAAAAGAAATG TTCACGCCTTATTGTGCAGAGTTATGGCGTTTGTTTCACCCGCTCATGTCAGAGCCAAACATCGCTGTACATCCAAACAAACAG gcccTGTTGATCTTTTGGTTTCACGCTTGCATTGGCTGTGAGGAAAATATCGACTTTATTACGGAAAATAACCACGTTGCCACCAACATTCCGCTCAACTACATTCT ctctaGTGACGAACCTGAAGTACTGACGTTTAACAGGAATGTTCTACCTGCTTATTATGGTCTACTGCGGTTGTGCTGTGAGCACTCTCCTTCGTTCACACGCCAGCTCTCCACTCATTCCAACATGAAGTGGGCTTTTGAGAATCTCACCACTCGCATGAACCAGTACCCACAGGTATTGATATCGTTAGAAGAAATTTGA